The following are encoded together in the Bradyrhizobium algeriense genome:
- a CDS encoding YbaN family protein, with product MRIIYFCLGWVMVALGVIGLVMPLMPGVVFLIAAAACFARSSPRLEAWLLDHPTFGKPLRDWRAAGAIPRPAKAMACAGMTIGFVVFWYSVDPSMPLAAGVAVLFLAGAAYVVSRPAIVDPDSSV from the coding sequence ATGCGCATCATCTACTTCTGTCTGGGTTGGGTGATGGTCGCGCTCGGCGTGATCGGCCTGGTGATGCCGCTGATGCCGGGAGTGGTTTTCCTGATCGCGGCAGCGGCGTGTTTCGCGCGTTCCTCGCCCCGGCTGGAGGCATGGCTGCTCGATCATCCGACATTTGGCAAACCGCTGCGGGATTGGCGCGCCGCCGGGGCCATCCCGCGTCCGGCCAAGGCCATGGCTTGCGCGGGGATGACGATCGGGTTCGTCGTATTCTGGTATAGCGTCGATCCGTCAATGCCGCTTGCTGCGGGTGTGGCGGTGCTGTTCCTGGCCGGTGCTGCCTACGTCGTATCGCGTCCGGCGATCGTCGATCCGGACTCCTCCGTCTAG
- a CDS encoding putative maltokinase has translation MGTAGENLAFLDIPEGSSWVANREVTAALERHFLPSYLAKARWFPGNSETRIKPKIIARLPFTADSTTFVIIETNHHARYLLPLRVDWSVDAAPEPDKSIVARLHQGEREGLLCDVAADPAFIRRILEHLRREASIAGSGWRLDFKPTSKLGSQPPNTPSRIRAIQGEQSNSTALVDQDYVVKLYRQIEPGQNPEVEMGHFLTEAANFTHTPALLGHLEAAHASASYALGIVHAFVPNRGDAWTWSADRLSIYLDSIAKGSEERDKAITARRDYLQWVRRLGCRVAEMHRSLASRDDIGAFKPEAIDEGDLDFWIGDVMERAARIFKRLEESPLDVNDRPLMERLFRVKPRLYDYAANLIRPSLGRCKIRHHGDLHLGQVLVANEDAVIIDFEGEPSRPLADRRRKAPAARDVAGVLRSLDYAAMASRQQRQKLEKFNTPTSRALFAWRQQSTDGFLSAYQDVIGASVLWPDRADDTKAMLNFFLLEKALYEVEYELSYRPAWISVPLQGVLRVLEEGGVA, from the coding sequence ATGGGCACCGCCGGTGAAAACCTTGCGTTCTTGGACATACCGGAAGGTTCTTCATGGGTTGCGAATAGAGAGGTGACCGCAGCTCTCGAAAGACATTTTCTTCCGTCCTATCTCGCCAAAGCCCGGTGGTTCCCTGGTAACTCTGAAACGCGAATTAAGCCAAAGATCATTGCACGCCTTCCTTTCACCGCGGACTCAACCACTTTTGTCATTATCGAAACCAACCATCACGCGCGCTATCTCCTGCCCTTGCGGGTCGACTGGTCCGTTGATGCGGCTCCCGAACCGGATAAATCCATCGTGGCCCGTTTGCACCAGGGTGAGCGTGAAGGATTGCTGTGCGACGTCGCTGCTGATCCGGCTTTCATCCGACGAATCCTTGAGCACCTTCGACGGGAGGCCTCCATTGCCGGCTCGGGTTGGCGGCTAGACTTCAAGCCCACGAGCAAACTCGGGAGCCAACCACCGAATACTCCATCCCGGATCCGCGCAATTCAAGGCGAACAATCCAACAGTACGGCGCTGGTTGATCAGGACTATGTCGTCAAGCTGTATCGCCAAATCGAGCCCGGCCAAAACCCCGAAGTTGAGATGGGACACTTTCTGACCGAGGCGGCGAATTTTACGCATACACCTGCGCTGCTTGGCCACCTCGAGGCTGCTCATGCTTCCGCGAGTTATGCCCTTGGTATCGTCCACGCATTTGTGCCGAACCGCGGTGATGCCTGGACCTGGTCGGCCGACCGCCTCAGCATTTATCTCGATTCAATCGCGAAAGGCTCTGAAGAACGCGACAAAGCGATCACCGCACGACGGGATTATCTCCAGTGGGTGCGGCGTCTGGGATGCCGTGTGGCGGAGATGCATCGCTCATTGGCGAGCCGCGATGACATAGGGGCGTTCAAGCCTGAGGCGATCGACGAAGGCGATCTCGATTTCTGGATCGGCGACGTTATGGAGCGCGCTGCTCGTATCTTCAAGAGGTTGGAGGAATCGCCGCTGGATGTGAACGACCGCCCCCTCATGGAGCGCTTGTTTCGGGTCAAACCCCGACTGTATGATTACGCAGCTAACCTCATCCGTCCTTCGCTTGGCCGCTGCAAGATACGCCATCACGGCGATTTGCATTTGGGCCAGGTGCTTGTAGCCAATGAGGACGCAGTCATTATTGACTTCGAGGGCGAGCCCAGCCGACCCTTGGCAGACCGGAGGCGCAAGGCTCCTGCTGCGCGCGACGTCGCAGGTGTGTTGCGCTCACTAGACTACGCCGCCATGGCATCGAGGCAGCAGAGGCAGAAGTTAGAAAAGTTCAACACCCCGACGTCGCGAGCCTTATTCGCATGGCGCCAACAGTCCACAGATGGCTTTCTGAGCGCTTATCAGGATGTGATAGGCGCCTCGGTTTTGTGGCCCGACCGCGCCGACGATACGAAAGCGATGTTGAATTTCTTTCTGCTCGAAAAAGCGCTCTATGAGGTCGAATACGAGCTTTCCTACCGGCCGGCTTGGATTTCCGTGCCATTGCAAGGCGTCCTGCGCGTTCTCGAAGAAGGAGGCGTGGCCTAG
- a CDS encoding helix-turn-helix domain-containing protein, with protein sequence MPQENYAAKQQRIGERLTRAMAKAHMDRRELAELTGYSEAQIVSWERGRARLYPIELIKLCHALDVMPEWLLCWERRLH encoded by the coding sequence ATGCCTCAAGAGAATTACGCTGCCAAGCAGCAACGGATCGGCGAGCGCCTGACGCGTGCGATGGCCAAGGCCCACATGGATCGCCGCGAGCTTGCCGAACTGACGGGCTACAGTGAGGCACAGATCGTGAGCTGGGAGCGCGGACGCGCGCGGCTGTACCCGATCGAGCTGATAAAGCTGTGTCATGCGCTCGACGTGATGCCGGAGTGGCTGCTGTGCTGGGAGCGCCGCCTCCATTGA
- the glgX gene encoding glycogen debranching protein GlgX: protein MNKVKDKRLARAAASLRRATVLEGKPFPLGATWDGLGVNFALFSAHATKVELCLFDDSGKKEIERIELPEYTDEVWHGYIPTARPGTVYAYRVHGPYEPDAGHRFNPNKLVIDPYAKQLVGALRWGPELFGYELGHSDKDKSFDSRDSAHLMQKCRVIDPAFTWGRAAKPEVSWDRTIFYEMHVKGFTRSHPLVPEGDRGTFAGLCHPHIPPYLRALGITSAEFLPIHAFVDDSYLTEKGLRNYWGYNSLAFFAPEPRYLKTLFANEFKEAVNQFHAHGIEVILDVVYNHTAEGNELGPTLSFKGIDNASYYRLLPDQKRYYINDTGTGNTVNLSHPRVLQMVADSLRYWATEMRVDGFRFDLATILAREPYGFDEGGGFLDACRQDPILSSVKLIAEPWDVGPGGYQVGQFPPGWAEWNDKFRDDVRRFWKGDEGMTPEFARRITASGDLFNKRGRRPWSSVNFVTAHDGFTLNDVVSYNDKHNEANGEDNRDGHSDNHSWNHGAEGPTDDPEIIELREQQKRNLLATALLSHGTPMILAGDEFGHTQGGNNNAYAQDNDTTWLNWLGISAEGRALREFVRKLIATRQAFPILHRSRFVIGNVNEELDVKDVSWLAPNGLEMTTADWDNPATRCFGMLLDGRAQDTGVKRQGSDATLLLIYNAHHDFVEFVLPEVAQGRAWAGLIDTHVPDVTVTAYPFGHRLKAAGRSMLALGLATEETMTRRLRQGLGAIMDIAEFPLQV from the coding sequence ATGAACAAGGTCAAGGATAAGAGACTAGCCCGGGCGGCGGCAAGCCTTCGGCGTGCTACCGTGCTGGAAGGTAAGCCCTTTCCGCTTGGAGCCACCTGGGATGGCCTTGGCGTTAATTTCGCACTGTTTTCGGCTCATGCCACCAAGGTCGAGCTCTGCCTCTTCGATGACAGCGGAAAGAAAGAGATCGAACGCATCGAGCTGCCCGAATACACCGATGAAGTCTGGCACGGTTATATACCGACCGCACGTCCGGGTACAGTCTACGCCTACCGGGTCCACGGCCCTTACGAGCCAGATGCGGGACACCGTTTCAATCCCAACAAGCTCGTGATTGATCCTTATGCTAAGCAGCTTGTGGGCGCGCTGCGTTGGGGACCAGAATTATTCGGCTATGAGCTCGGTCACTCGGACAAGGACAAGTCCTTCGATTCACGCGACAGCGCGCATCTTATGCAAAAATGCCGCGTGATAGACCCCGCCTTCACCTGGGGCCGTGCGGCAAAGCCCGAGGTGTCCTGGGACCGCACCATCTTTTACGAGATGCACGTCAAAGGTTTTACCCGAAGCCATCCGCTTGTACCGGAAGGCGACCGCGGTACCTTCGCCGGACTTTGCCATCCGCATATCCCTCCTTATCTTCGCGCGCTTGGGATCACGAGCGCTGAATTTCTACCCATCCATGCATTTGTGGACGATAGTTATCTTACGGAGAAGGGCCTGCGTAACTATTGGGGCTATAACTCGCTTGCGTTTTTCGCGCCCGAGCCGCGCTATCTCAAGACGCTTTTTGCGAATGAGTTCAAGGAAGCCGTCAACCAGTTCCACGCCCATGGTATCGAGGTGATTCTCGACGTCGTCTATAATCATACTGCCGAAGGGAACGAACTCGGGCCAACGCTTTCCTTCAAGGGCATCGATAATGCGAGCTATTATCGCCTGCTTCCGGACCAGAAGCGCTACTACATCAATGATACCGGTACCGGCAATACCGTAAACTTGTCGCACCCGCGCGTGCTCCAGATGGTCGCGGACAGCCTGCGCTACTGGGCGACCGAAATGCGCGTGGATGGTTTCCGCTTCGACCTTGCGACCATTCTTGCGAGGGAGCCCTACGGTTTCGATGAAGGCGGCGGCTTTCTGGATGCCTGTCGGCAGGATCCGATCCTTTCGTCTGTCAAGCTGATCGCCGAGCCTTGGGATGTAGGCCCGGGCGGCTATCAGGTCGGCCAATTTCCCCCTGGATGGGCGGAATGGAATGATAAATTCAGGGATGACGTGCGGCGCTTTTGGAAAGGGGATGAAGGCATGACACCCGAATTTGCGCGGCGCATCACCGCATCGGGCGACCTCTTCAACAAGCGTGGCCGCAGGCCATGGTCGTCCGTCAATTTCGTTACGGCGCATGACGGCTTCACACTGAACGACGTCGTTTCCTACAATGATAAACACAACGAGGCCAATGGCGAAGACAACCGCGACGGACACTCGGACAATCATTCGTGGAATCACGGCGCTGAAGGGCCGACTGATGATCCAGAGATCATCGAGCTTCGCGAGCAGCAAAAGCGCAATCTCCTAGCGACGGCGCTGCTGTCGCACGGGACGCCTATGATTCTCGCGGGTGACGAGTTTGGCCATACCCAGGGTGGCAACAACAACGCCTATGCTCAGGACAATGACACGACATGGCTCAACTGGCTCGGTATCTCGGCCGAAGGCCGCGCGTTGCGGGAATTCGTCCGCAAGCTAATCGCGACACGGCAGGCCTTTCCCATCCTGCATCGCTCAAGGTTCGTCATCGGCAACGTCAATGAAGAACTAGACGTGAAGGACGTAAGCTGGCTCGCTCCGAACGGCCTGGAGATGACAACGGCGGATTGGGACAATCCGGCCACGCGATGTTTCGGTATGCTGCTTGACGGAAGGGCCCAGGACACTGGCGTCAAACGGCAAGGCTCGGATGCGACGCTGCTGCTTATTTATAACGCGCATCATGATTTCGTCGAATTCGTCTTGCCCGAAGTGGCGCAGGGCCGCGCCTGGGCCGGGCTCATTGATACGCATGTACCGGATGTGACGGTGACGGCTTATCCTTTTGGCCATCGCTTAAAGGCCGCTGGTCGATCAATGCTGGCGCTCGGCCTCGCGACGGAAGAGACCATGACGCGACGGCTCCGCCAGGGTCTTGGTGCCATCATGGATATTGCCGAATTTCCACTTCAGGTCTAG
- a CDS encoding aldo/keto reductase: MNFIDTADSYGPETNESLISQALYPYPPGLVIATKGGLVRPNRRSWVPDGRPDHLRRAVEGSLQRLRLERIDLYQFHAPDPNMPFIESVGALVDLQRSGKIRHIGISNVTVAQLEVARSITPIVSVQNMYNLRNRTSEDVLAACERLRIAFLPWYPLGGKRGLRALKIKQVASRRGLTHAALSLAWLLAKSPVMLPIPGTRSIDHLEDNVLAAALKLAPEDFDDLG; the protein is encoded by the coding sequence GTGAACTTTATTGACACGGCGGATAGTTACGGCCCCGAGACGAACGAGTCATTAATCTCGCAGGCGCTGTATCCTTACCCTCCGGGTTTGGTCATTGCCACGAAAGGTGGCTTGGTGCGACCAAATCGCCGATCTTGGGTCCCAGACGGTCGCCCCGACCATTTACGACGCGCGGTTGAAGGTAGCTTACAGCGCTTGCGGCTAGAGCGCATCGATTTGTATCAATTCCATGCGCCTGATCCCAATATGCCATTTATAGAGTCGGTTGGAGCACTGGTTGATTTACAGCGCTCAGGCAAAATTCGCCATATTGGCATTTCGAACGTCACGGTTGCGCAGCTCGAAGTGGCGCGCTCCATCACGCCAATCGTGTCGGTTCAGAACATGTACAATCTGCGAAACCGAACCAGCGAAGACGTACTCGCCGCGTGCGAGCGTCTTAGAATTGCTTTTCTGCCGTGGTATCCTCTGGGCGGCAAACGCGGCCTAAGGGCACTCAAGATAAAGCAAGTCGCCTCGCGTCGCGGTCTCACGCACGCAGCCTTATCCCTTGCGTGGCTGCTCGCCAAATCACCTGTTATGCTGCCAATCCCCGGCACTCGATCCATTGATCACCTAGAGGATAATGTGCTTGCGGCCGCCCTCAAGCTTGCGCCGGAAGACTTCGACGATTTGGGATGA
- a CDS encoding SDR family oxidoreductase, which yields MAEALSRNAVVTGAAGGMGRAITKALVESGRRVVLADRDGESLRQFAGEMGGGTFPIQLDITDPTSVDRLPDLIPDSFKPIDILINNAGHDIGGRTRFDAGAADDWSGIIQTNLIGLMRVTRSLLPDMVRRNAGHIVNISSINAVRIIPDMAAYSASKAGVHMFTETLRGELAETAIRVTEMQPGLTRTNIILTRYRGDREKEKDYFDQFKMALDPADIARSIVFALDQPPHVQIAEMMILPVNRY from the coding sequence ATGGCTGAAGCATTGAGCCGAAATGCCGTGGTGACCGGCGCCGCCGGAGGCATGGGTCGCGCCATCACGAAAGCGCTGGTCGAAAGCGGACGCCGGGTCGTGCTGGCCGATCGCGACGGCGAATCCCTTCGTCAATTCGCCGGCGAAATGGGCGGCGGCACATTTCCGATCCAGCTTGATATCACCGACCCGACCAGCGTGGATCGCCTGCCCGACCTCATCCCGGACTCCTTCAAGCCGATCGACATTCTCATCAACAATGCCGGCCACGACATTGGCGGCCGGACGCGCTTCGATGCCGGCGCGGCCGACGATTGGTCCGGAATCATCCAGACCAATCTGATCGGCCTGATGCGGGTGACCCGCAGCCTGCTGCCCGACATGGTCAGGCGTAACGCAGGCCACATCGTCAACATCAGCTCAATCAACGCCGTACGCATCATTCCCGACATGGCTGCCTACAGCGCCAGCAAGGCGGGCGTACACATGTTTACCGAAACGCTCCGGGGAGAGCTCGCGGAAACGGCGATCCGGGTCACCGAGATGCAGCCCGGCCTGACCAGGACCAACATCATCCTCACCCGCTATCGCGGCGACCGGGAGAAGGAAAAGGACTATTTCGACCAGTTCAAGATGGCGCTCGATCCGGCCGATATTGCCCGGTCGATCGTCTTTGCGTTGGACCAGCCGCCGCATGTTCAGATTGCGGAGATGATGATTCTGCCCGTAAATCGCTATTGA
- a CDS encoding tripartite tricarboxylate transporter substrate-binding protein has product MKFVKGVLLMLLLSPMLPALAQEFPNRPITMVVPFSAGGPGDVIARLLGSSMSATLKQAVVIENVVGAGGTIGTNRVAKAAPDGHTLLLMHVGQATAPSLYAKLPFDPVGDFAPIGLVTDVPMILVARANFPAKDLKELVAYVRSQGDKVTYGNVGLGSASHLCGLMFMSAIEAKLTPIYYKGGGPALNDIIAGHIDVYCDPATGPTPYIQAGTIPGFAITSKKRVATLPNVPTSAEAGVPQFDVTTWYGMYAPRNTPKPIIDALVNALQKALADPPLVSRFAELSMAPVEQERATPAALEALLKSEIDRWDRIIKQAGIKPQ; this is encoded by the coding sequence ATGAAGTTCGTAAAAGGCGTTCTCCTGATGTTGCTGCTGTCGCCGATGCTGCCGGCATTGGCGCAGGAATTCCCAAACCGACCGATCACCATGGTGGTTCCCTTCTCGGCCGGCGGCCCAGGCGACGTGATCGCGCGCCTGCTCGGCAGCTCAATGAGCGCGACACTCAAGCAGGCGGTAGTGATCGAGAACGTCGTCGGCGCCGGTGGCACTATCGGCACCAACCGGGTCGCCAAGGCCGCACCCGACGGCCACACTCTCTTGCTCATGCATGTCGGCCAGGCGACCGCGCCCTCGCTCTATGCGAAGCTGCCGTTTGATCCCGTCGGCGACTTTGCCCCGATCGGCCTCGTCACCGACGTGCCCATGATCCTGGTGGCGCGAGCCAATTTTCCCGCCAAGGACCTGAAGGAACTGGTCGCATATGTGCGCTCCCAGGGCGACAAGGTTACGTATGGCAATGTCGGCCTCGGCTCCGCATCGCATCTCTGCGGGCTGATGTTCATGAGCGCCATCGAAGCCAAGCTGACGCCGATCTACTACAAGGGCGGTGGTCCCGCGCTCAACGATATCATCGCCGGTCACATCGACGTCTATTGCGATCCGGCAACCGGACCGACGCCTTATATTCAGGCCGGCACCATCCCGGGCTTCGCCATTACCAGCAAAAAGCGCGTCGCGACCTTGCCGAATGTGCCGACGTCTGCCGAGGCTGGTGTACCGCAATTCGACGTCACGACCTGGTATGGGATGTATGCGCCGCGCAATACGCCGAAGCCGATCATCGATGCGCTCGTGAACGCGCTGCAGAAGGCACTCGCGGATCCGCCTTTGGTGAGCCGCTTCGCCGAACTCAGCATGGCGCCCGTCGAGCAGGAGCGCGCAACGCCAGCGGCGCTCGAAGCCCTCCTCAAGAGTGAAATCGACAGATGGGACCGCATCATCAAGCAAGCAGGCATCAAGCCTCAATGA
- a CDS encoding putative zinc-binding metallopeptidase, with amino-acid sequence MEDFDAATRAWFLFVLAMDSLCRAIGTSDMYPFVLTRPVIGKLAFIQ; translated from the coding sequence ATCGAGGATTTCGATGCCGCGACGCGGGCGTGGTTTCTATTCGTACTCGCGATGGACAGCCTGTGCCGCGCCATCGGCACCTCGGACATGTACCCATTCGTGTTGACGCGCCCGGTGATCGGCAAGCTGGCGTTTATTCAATAG
- a CDS encoding GntR family transcriptional regulator, which translates to MDKRGELQSTLRIEDVPTVRSRVAQKLREAIMSGKLKPGQRLVERELCEMTGVSRPSIREALRLLEADGLVNTVPHRGPVVSTISLEEAKQLYAARAVLEGFAGRECARLHDPAVVRRIGDALTKLKAAFAEGDLMTALEAKTEFYAALIGGCQNAFIERMLRPLHDRITLLRITSMSQPKRINKSLREVTAIWRAIQNGDPDLAEQCCVDHIKAAAVAALSMIERTSASDEKVNADE; encoded by the coding sequence ATGGACAAACGCGGTGAATTGCAATCTACGCTCCGGATCGAGGACGTTCCGACCGTCCGGTCGAGGGTCGCCCAGAAGCTGCGCGAGGCGATCATGTCCGGAAAGCTAAAGCCGGGCCAGCGCCTGGTCGAACGGGAGCTTTGCGAGATGACGGGTGTAAGCCGGCCGTCCATTCGCGAAGCGCTCCGGTTGCTGGAAGCCGATGGTCTCGTCAATACGGTCCCTCACCGTGGCCCTGTCGTCAGCACTATCAGCCTTGAGGAAGCAAAGCAGCTCTACGCAGCCCGCGCCGTCCTCGAAGGATTTGCCGGACGAGAGTGCGCGCGCCTGCACGATCCCGCTGTCGTTCGCCGGATCGGGGATGCCCTGACCAAATTGAAAGCCGCATTCGCCGAAGGCGATCTCATGACGGCTCTCGAGGCCAAGACGGAGTTCTACGCCGCGCTGATCGGCGGCTGTCAGAACGCCTTCATCGAGCGAATGCTCAGGCCGCTGCACGACCGGATCACGCTGTTGCGAATTACGTCGATGTCGCAGCCGAAGCGAATTAACAAGAGCCTTCGTGAGGTCACGGCGATCTGGCGCGCCATCCAGAACGGCGATCCCGACCTCGCTGAGCAGTGCTGTGTCGATCATATCAAGGCGGCGGCCGTGGCCGCGCTCAGCATGATCGAGCGAACATCCGCATCGGACGAAAAGGTGAACGCGGACGAATGA
- a CDS encoding alpha-1,4-glucan--maltose-1-phosphate maltosyltransferase: MSAPVKQAFHIEEIFPSIDCGRFAVKRIVGEAVEVWADIYRHGHDVVAADLIWRREPESDWQRTAMIHHGNDRWVGSFVPEKTGLCSYAIEAWTDEFATWRHGFEQKRKANVATELDAMEGASLLTRAVSGGQEATAKIARACETFLQSGKCEVLLSDDLKKAMAEGQERTDLTRSKPLTLMVDRPQARYSSWYEMVPRSQSPHPGQHGTWNDCIDRLPDIQAMGFDVVYLTPIHPIGRTNRKGGNNALRAVDGDPGSFYAIGSHEGGHDAIHPQLGSLDEFRRFVAACAAAGMEVALDFAIQCSPDHPWLKQHPEWFKRRPDGSMKYAENPPKKYEDIVNVDFESDDAEGLYRALRDVVLFWVSQGVKIFRVDNPHTKPFRFWEWLIKEVQARDPDVLFLSEAFTRPKVMKGLAKLGFTQSYTYFTWRTERWEIEQYVNELAGYPEREFYRPNFFVSTPDILPFHLQRGEPWTFKTRLALAATLSSNYGIYNGFELLEHEPIPGREEYLNSEKYELKSRDWDKPGNIKPYIAQINRIRRENPALQQTSAIRFLPVEDNSVIAYVKHSADQTNVVVTVIALTGGFREFWLPLGDVQVRPGHGDLKPVTALENLKSGPTSPVAYGGMRLWIDPIHDPVLIFRCLG; the protein is encoded by the coding sequence ATGAGCGCTCCTGTAAAACAGGCTTTTCATATCGAGGAGATCTTCCCCTCAATTGACTGTGGCCGCTTTGCGGTCAAACGGATCGTGGGCGAGGCCGTCGAGGTCTGGGCAGATATCTATCGCCACGGCCACGATGTCGTTGCCGCCGACTTGATATGGCGCCGCGAGCCCGAATCCGATTGGCAGCGGACCGCCATGATTCACCACGGCAATGACCGCTGGGTGGGATCCTTCGTGCCTGAGAAGACCGGCCTCTGCAGCTACGCGATTGAGGCGTGGACTGACGAATTCGCGACGTGGCGACATGGCTTTGAGCAAAAACGCAAAGCCAATGTGGCGACCGAGCTTGACGCCATGGAGGGAGCTTCCCTGCTTACCCGCGCCGTGAGCGGCGGTCAGGAAGCTACAGCGAAGATTGCACGTGCATGCGAAACCTTCTTACAGTCGGGCAAGTGCGAGGTCCTGCTCTCCGATGACCTCAAAAAGGCGATGGCTGAAGGGCAAGAGCGTACGGATCTCACCCGATCGAAGCCGCTTACACTCATGGTGGATCGGCCCCAGGCTCGCTACAGCTCCTGGTACGAGATGGTGCCGCGCAGCCAGAGTCCTCACCCGGGACAGCACGGCACGTGGAACGACTGCATTGATCGTCTTCCCGACATCCAGGCCATGGGCTTCGATGTCGTGTATTTGACGCCCATCCACCCGATTGGACGCACGAACCGCAAGGGAGGCAACAATGCTCTCAGGGCGGTCGACGGTGATCCGGGCAGCTTTTACGCGATTGGCTCACATGAGGGTGGACATGATGCCATCCATCCTCAGCTTGGAAGCCTGGATGAATTTCGGCGGTTTGTTGCGGCATGCGCTGCCGCCGGCATGGAGGTCGCGCTCGACTTCGCTATTCAATGTTCACCGGATCACCCCTGGCTCAAGCAGCATCCGGAATGGTTCAAACGCCGTCCAGACGGCTCGATGAAATACGCGGAGAACCCCCCAAAGAAATACGAAGACATCGTGAATGTTGATTTCGAGTCGGACGATGCTGAGGGGTTATACCGAGCGTTGCGCGATGTCGTCCTGTTCTGGGTCTCGCAAGGCGTCAAAATCTTTCGTGTCGACAACCCACACACGAAGCCGTTTCGCTTTTGGGAATGGCTGATCAAGGAGGTACAAGCGCGCGATCCTGACGTGCTTTTCCTTTCGGAGGCATTCACCAGGCCCAAAGTCATGAAGGGGCTTGCCAAGCTCGGCTTCACGCAGTCTTACACGTACTTCACGTGGCGCACGGAAAGATGGGAGATCGAGCAATATGTGAACGAGCTCGCGGGCTACCCCGAGCGCGAATTTTATCGTCCTAATTTCTTTGTTAGCACGCCCGACATCCTGCCGTTCCACCTTCAGCGCGGCGAGCCATGGACGTTCAAGACGCGGCTTGCGCTGGCTGCAACGTTATCAAGCAACTACGGCATCTATAACGGTTTTGAACTTCTCGAGCATGAGCCGATACCCGGCCGCGAGGAGTATCTCAATTCCGAAAAATACGAATTGAAATCCCGCGATTGGGACAAGCCCGGAAACATCAAGCCTTATATCGCCCAGATCAATCGTATCCGGCGCGAAAACCCGGCACTGCAACAGACCTCCGCGATTCGGTTTCTGCCCGTGGAGGACAACTCGGTCATAGCCTACGTCAAACATTCTGCCGATCAGACAAACGTAGTCGTGACCGTCATCGCGTTAACGGGTGGTTTCCGGGAATTCTGGCTCCCGCTCGGTGATGTGCAAGTGCGGCCAGGCCATGGCGACTTGAAGCCCGTGACCGCGCTCGAAAACCTCAAATCCGGTCCGACCTCGCCCGTCGCCTATGGCGGTATGCGGCTTTGGATCGATCCCATACACGATCCCGTGCTTATTTTCCGATGCTTGGGTTAA
- a CDS encoding IS481 family transposase: protein MDTHKNAPLTPKGREAMVRSVVEGGLSKAAAARQFNITPKTAAKWVNRFRTEGVDGLRDRSSRPHSLPSQTPAAACAAVEALRRQRYTGKQIATEVGVSAATVSRILRRLGLNRLAALEPAEPIRRYEREHPGELIHLDIKKLGRIGSVGHRITGRYPGAINRHHGIGWEFVHVCIDDASRVAFVQVMTDQRKESAVAFLAAAVAYFARLGVRVERVMTDNGSCYRSESFRAACKRLGLRQIFTKPYTPKTNGKAERFIQTALREWAYAQAYQNSDQRTAELPNWLHRYNWHRPHGSLKANTPISRLGLAGNNLLRLHN from the coding sequence ATGGACACTCACAAGAATGCGCCTCTGACGCCCAAAGGTCGAGAGGCCATGGTGCGAAGCGTTGTTGAGGGAGGGCTGAGCAAGGCAGCCGCCGCGCGGCAGTTCAATATTACGCCGAAGACCGCCGCCAAATGGGTCAACCGTTTCCGCACAGAAGGTGTGGATGGGTTGCGGGATCGTTCCTCACGGCCTCATTCATTGCCAAGCCAAACCCCAGCGGCCGCGTGTGCCGCCGTCGAGGCGTTGCGCCGACAGCGCTACACGGGCAAGCAGATCGCTACTGAGGTCGGGGTATCGGCAGCGACCGTCAGCCGCATCCTGCGCCGGCTCGGGCTGAATAGGCTCGCCGCGCTGGAGCCAGCCGAGCCGATCCGCCGCTATGAGCGCGAGCACCCGGGCGAGCTTATCCATCTCGATATCAAGAAGCTCGGCCGGATCGGCTCGGTGGGACATCGCATCACCGGGCGGTATCCTGGCGCGATCAACCGCCACCATGGCATCGGCTGGGAGTTCGTCCATGTCTGCATCGATGATGCTTCGCGCGTCGCCTTCGTCCAGGTCATGACCGATCAGCGCAAGGAAAGTGCTGTGGCTTTCCTTGCGGCCGCCGTCGCTTATTTCGCCAGGCTCGGAGTCCGCGTCGAGCGCGTGATGACGGATAATGGCTCGTGCTACCGCTCAGAGAGCTTCCGAGCAGCTTGTAAACGCCTCGGCCTTCGCCAAATCTTCACCAAGCCTTATACGCCCAAGACCAACGGCAAAGCCGAGCGCTTCATCCAAACCGCGCTTCGCGAATGGGCTTATGCGCAGGCCTACCAGAACTCAGACCAGCGAACGGCCGAACTGCCCAACTGGCTGCATCGCTACAATTGGCACCGGCCGCATGGTAGCCTGAAGGCCAACACTCCCATCAGCCGACTCGGTCTAGCCGGGAACAACCTCTTGAGGCTCCACAACTAA